The proteins below come from a single Malus sylvestris chromosome 3, drMalSylv7.2, whole genome shotgun sequence genomic window:
- the LOC126615582 gene encoding NAC domain-containing protein 90-like, producing the protein MEELPPGYRFYPTEEELVSFYLHNKLEGKQVDTRRVIPVIDIYSKEPWDLPKFSGELCNGDREQWFFFTPRQRREAQGGRPNRTTASGYWKATGSPGYVYSSDNKVIGVKKTMVFYKDKAPTGRKTQWKMNVYRAIEVDNSTNTSTPKLRDEFSLCRVYVVSGSARAFDRRPLEPVEAQQKFSNSTEASTSTLKTTMVDKASSSDETYSHSGELGDLPETSAGINSSNWEINEGFEEPLWEWEQLNFL; encoded by the exons ATGGAGGAGCTACCACCAGGTTATCGCTTCTACCCAACAGAAGAAGAACTGGTCTCCTTCTACCTGCACAACAAGCTCGAAGGGAAGCAAGTAGATACTCGTCGCGTAATCCCGGTTATAGACATTTACAGCAAAGAGCCATGGGACCTTCCAA AGTTTTCGGGGGAGTTGTGCAATGGAGACAGAGAGCAATGGTTTTTCTTTACACCGAGGCAACGACGAGAAGCTCAAGGAGGGAGGCCCAACAGGACTACTGCCTCTGGGTACTGGAAGGCCACCGGGTCACCTGGCTATGTTTACTCCTCAGATAACAAGGTGATTGGAGTGAAGAAAACCATGGTTTTCTATAAAGACAAAGCTCCAACTGGAAGAAAAACCCAATGGAAGATGAATGTGTATAGAGCCATTGAAGTAGACAACTCAACTAACACTAGTACACCCAag TTGAGGGATGAATTCAGTTTGTGTCGAGTGTACGTTGTATCTGGGAGTGCTCGAGCATTTGACAGACGGCCATTGGAGCCAGTAGAGGCACAACAAAAATTTAGTAACTCTACAGAAGCAAGTACTTCTACTTTGAAGACAACAATGGTGGACAAAGCAAGCTCATCAGACGAAACTTATTCACATTCCGGAGAGCTTGGTGATCTCCCGGAGACGTCAGCAGGGATTAATAGTAGTAATTGGGAGATTAATGAAGGTTTTGAAGAACCTTTATGGGAATGGGAACAACTAAATTTCCTCTAA